The bacterium DNA window CCGAGATCAAAAGCGTCTGCGCAATTCTCGCCACCCTGGTCCAGCGATTCACCATTCGGGAACTCGCGGCCAACAAGCTGGCTCTGCAAAGTAGCATACTCGGTCAACAGCGCTTGCGGTACGTTGCCTGTCAGCTTGGCGGCGGCGATCTGATCCGCCAGTGCGTCCGCACGCTGCTGCATTTCAAAGGTCGCCTGCACGTTCATAACGGCGCGACCGACGGCTTCCTGATTGGGCACCTGCTTGGCTTGCGCCACGGCGACCAGAACGAGGAACAGACAACAAATTGTCCAAATTCTCTTCATCTTGCACTCCATTGTTTCTTACGTACCAATGCTTAACCAAAAAATACGAAGTAAACACAAACATTGATGAAGACGGGTGGGTCAGCACATGAGGAAAGTTGTTTTTCTGAAACAGGGAGCGTGCCTACTAAGCATAGTAAGCGTAGTCACCGTCGTCCCACTCCGACACAACGCGATTTTGGAGCGGGTAGTCCTAAAAGGAAAAATATAGCGACTTAGACAAGATTGCCGCAATGTGCGCTGGGACCTTGCTTCTTCGCCGGTCAAGTTGTACCTTTCTCGGGCAAACGTTGATCAAACCGAGACTCCTCCATGGCATTCAAATCAGTAATTGGTATCTTGCTTTTCAGTTGGGCTTCACTGGCGCAGGCGGCGACGACTCGTGACGATTTGAAAGTCGCCCTGTCCGAACACCTGACCACGCAATACGGAAGCGTCGCGCACAGCCCGCTGCGGACCGGGATCCTCTTGGACCTTGTGGCGCCGCTTGTCGAGTTAGAACAATTCGACGGGACGTCGGCTGCGGCGGTCTCTTCGTTCGCGGAGTACGTGCAGGCCGCGCATGAATTGCGCCGGGCCGCGCTAACGTCGTCGGTGATTCCTGCTCACGAATACCTGCGCGAAATCCGGCAGCAGGCGCAGCGGACGGATGCGCATCCGCTCTCGCTCCTGCTCTTTGACTATCAGCGTGTGCGCAGCGACGCAGAGCAGGACGACGTTCTGCAATTCGACGGCGCACGCGTCACGGCGATCGAGCCATCCGCGCTGCAGACCGGACGCACGGCCGTCTTAGGACTGCTTCACGATTGGACCTATCACGGCGCGGACGTGGCGTTCTCGTTGGCGGACGTCTATACGAATCTCGGTGATGTGAGCGCAATCGAGGTTGATTGCGGCGATGGCGCAGGTTTTCGACTGCTGCCGAAGTCCGGCGTTGTGCGCGCCCACTACAGCGAAACCGGCGACAAGATCATAACCGTGCGCGCACAGTTCCGTTCAGGGCTCGCGCTCTTTGGCCGCGCGCGTTTTGAGGTGCGCCATCTCGATGCGCCGCCGCCCTCTGAAACGTGGACACTGACGGCCAGCCACAGCACAGGCGGTCCGGCCGCTACGGGCGAAGCGTACATTCTGTATGGCGCAGGTCACACGATGGTCGAGCGTCCGGTGGTGCTCGTCGAGGGCCTCGATCTTGATAACAGCCTCAATTGGAATGAACTCTATGACCTGATGAATCAGGAATTGCTGATTGAGACGCTTCTGGCCACGGGTTATGATGCCGTGGTGTTGAACTACACGAACTCGACGATAGCCATTCAGGACAACGGCTTTCTGGTGCAAGAGCTGATCGAAGAGTTGAACTCAGCGACAGGCGCGGTCCATCCGTTGATTATCGCCGGGACCAGTCTGGGCGGCTTGACGTCGCGCTACGCCTTGACCTACATGGAGCATTATGGTTTGCCCCACAACGTCGGCACCTTTATTTCCGTGGATTCACCGCAGAATGGAGCGAATATTCCGGTCGGTGTGCAGTTCTGGGCGGACTTCTTCGCGGACGAAGCTGCGGAAGCGGCGGCGGCGCGCGATGCGTTACTCAATCCAGCGCCGCGCCAATTGCTCCTCTATCACTTGAGCTCGTCGGCCGGAGGTGTCGCCAACCCCGATCCGATGTTTGCCGCCTTTCAGAATGAGCTTGCCGCGCTGGGCGACTATCCGACACAGCCACGCCTCGTATCCGTCATCAACGGCAGCAGCACGCAGCAGAATAGCGGCTTTCTGCCCGGCGCGCAGATCATCCGCTGGGTGTATGACAGCTTCTTAGTAGATATTCGCTGCAATGTGTGGGCCGTGAGCAACACCGTGAACACGCGCGTACTGCAGGGTGAGATCAATGTCATTTGGCCGCTGCCGGACACGTTCCGCAATGTGTTTATTCAGCCCTGTCTGCCGTGGGACAATGCGCCTGGCGGCTTGACGGCGACGATGGCGGAGCTTGCCGCCGTGCCGGCGCCTTATGGCGATATCGAAGCCCTCTATCCGTCGCACTGTTTCATCCCATCGGTAAGCGCGCTCGACCTCGCGGTGAACGATCCGTTCTTCAATATTGCCGGTGCGGGCAACCTCTATGAGTTGACGCCGTTTGACAGCGTCTATTTCCCGATCGCCAATCAGGATCATGTGCAAATCACGCCGGAGAATGCCGCGTGGTTCATGTCCGAGATTATCGGTCCGCTTGCGCCGCCGGAACTGACGATATCGGTCGAGGCCGACAGCATTCGCCTGCGCTGGAGCCCGGTCTTTGCAGCGACGTCGTACGAGGTGCAATCGTCTCTCGACGGCGTCGACTGGCCGACGGCAGTCGCGACAAATGCGAATGAGTGGGCAGCGGCGACCACCGACTCGACACGTTACTATCAGGTTATTGCCGTGCGCAACTGACCGTCCGTGGATTTCGTTCGAAATACAAAGCCCCGACCATTTGGCCGGGGCTTTTTGCATCGTGCGGGATGACGAACCTACGGGCGGGCGATCCGCTCGCCGTTCTGCGCGAGCCAATGCGCAAAAGTCTGCAATTCGGGATTCAGCGTCCGCGAGAATTCCAGGCTGCGCGCGCCGACAAACTGGTCTTGAAAATCGTGCTTGAACTGGAACATGTTGCCCAGATCATCTGCGCCGGGGAAACCCAGCCCCCGATAGACATCGAATGGCACCGCGAAGTACGGGATCTCCTGGCCGAACAGCTTGCTGAACTCGGCGGCATACTGCACACCGGTCGGGTGATCGCCGGCGATGCCGACAGTCGTGCCGATCAATTCGGGGCGCTTGAAGACGCCGTATGCGCACTTGCCGATATCCTCCGCCGCGATTCCCGGCAACTTCTTGTCACCCATCGGAAGCATGAGCGCGAGATTGCCATCTTGTCCCTTCTGCGGGCCCATCCCGAAGTAGATGAAGTTCTCGAAATAGAAGCTGGTCTGCAGGTTCGTCGTGGGCACGCCGATCTCTGCGAAATACGGGTCAGCTTCGCCCTTGCAGTCCAAATGTGGAACCTTATACGCGCCGTGCAGCGTCGGCATGCGCGTATCGTCCAGCGCCATGAACTTGCGTGTATCTTCCAGCGTGGACCAGACAACATGCTTCACTCCCGCGAATTTCGCCGCATCGGCAATCGCCTTGGCCTGCGACGTTTCGAGCACGGGATTAAAGTGCTCCCAGAAGAACGTCACACCAAAGACGCCGTACGCTCCGCTGAACGCGGCTTTCATGCTTTCGACATCATCCACGTCACCCTTGACGACTTCGGCGCCCAGCGCCGCTAATGCCCGGGCTTTCTCGGAATTCGGATCGCGGGTCAGCGCCCGGGCTTTGAACTCACCGGACTTATCCGCGCAGATAGCCCGGACCAGTCCGCCGCCTTGTGCACCTGTAGCGCCCAAGACCGCAATAATTTTCGGTTCAGCCATAGATTTCCCCTTTTGGAAATTTCGTGAAAAACGGTGATTCTAAAACAACAACGGCCCCATGTTCGAAACACAGGGCCGTATACAGGCAAGACAACAAGCGTTATGAAGCCAACAAAGAATCCACGCGAGCCTGCAGCGCATGCTTGGGCAGGGCACCGACCTGCCGATCCACCATCTCGCCATTCTTGAAGAACAGGAGCGTCGGGATCGAACTGATGTGGAATTGACGGCTGATATTGGGGGAATTGTCCACGTCCACCTTGGCGAAGGCGACGCGACCGGAATAGTGATTGGCCAACTCCTCGACGATCGGTGCGATCATCCGACAGGGGCCGCACCAATCGGCATAACAATCAACGACCAACAACGTATTCGTCTTCACGGTATCCGCGAAAGACTGGTCGGTCATCTTGAGCACTGCAGTCGCAGCAGCGTTCGACATATTCAGACTCCAGTAATGGTATGGCTTACGGCAGAAGCCCTATCAGGCCTTCAACAGGCTCTGAATCTTCTGCTCAAAGAATTCTTTCGGACGGTAACCAACGACGGTTTCGGCGATTTCGCCATTCTTGCCGATAATAAAGCATGTCGGGATCGAACGCGGCTGACCGAACTGCTTCGCGGCCTCTTCACTAAAGATACCGTTGGGATAGTTGATCTTCATCTGGTCGGCGAAGGCCTTGACCTTCGGTGCGCCTTCGCGGCCGAACGCCAATCCGACGATTTCGACCTGTCCCTTGTACTGTTCATACAGGTCAACGAAATGCGGAATACCCTTGCGGCACGGACCGCACCACGTATCCCAGATGTCCACAATGACGACCTTACCGTAGAACTGGCGAGCATCCACGAGTTCACCGTCCGTCGTCTTGTAGGTGAAGCTGAGCTTTTTGGCATCTTCGACCTTGACGGCCGTCTGCTTGTCTCCGGCCTGGCCGCATCCTACGGACGCGAGCATGAGCGTGGCAAGTGCAACAGTGAGAAATGACTTCATGGCAACTTTCGAGTTTATGCTGGAAATGAATCTGATCATCCGGCCGCTCCCGCATGGTAAGGGGTGAACGAGACTGCCTTGGAATTGGTTCCAAGTCCACAAATATAAGGAATTTTCGACGCAGAAACAAGCCTCGTGCGGCTCGGGGAACTGGCTTGTTGACCCCTGAAATTCTTGGAGTTGAGTAGCGATCAGGCCGGCGCAAGGTGGCGCCCCACGGCCGGGGCTATCAGTCGGAGGCTGTCCATCAGCCCGCTCAATTGCAGCGGGTACAGCGACTGGTAGCCATCGGACAACGCGTGATCCGGGTCCGGATGCATCTCCACCATCAGTCCGTCGGCGCCGACGGCAACGGCCGCGCGTCCCAACGGCGCGACCATTTTGCGATGGCCGGTACCATGCGATGGATCCACAATGATCGGCAGATGCGACATCTCTTTGACGGCGGGTACAATATTCAAATCAAGCGTATTGCGCGCGAAATCCGAGAAGCCGCGAATACCGCGCTCGCACAGCACAAGATTGTAATTGCCGACAGAGAGGATGTACTCGGCAGCATTGAGCAACTCGTCGAGCGACGCCGCCGGACCGCGTTTCAGCAGGATGGGCTTGCCCGATCGCGCCACGGCTTCCAGCAGCGTGTAGTTCTGCATGTTGCGCGCACCGACCTGCAGCATGTCTATATGCGGAAGGGCCATCCCGCACGACTCGAGATCCACTACTTCCGATACGACGGGCAAACCGAACTCGCGTCCGGCCGCTTGAATCCATTCTAACGCCTGTTTGCCCAATCCGCGAAATGCATAGGGCGACGTACGCGGCTTGAACGCTCCGCCGCGCAGCATCTGAGCCCCGGCCTGCTTGGCGAGTTCAGCGGACTTGAAGATTTGTTCGCGTGATTCAACGGAGCACGGCCCGGCCATGACGGTCAGTTCGCGGCCTCCGACTCGCACATTGCCGATCTGCACGACGGTGTCGTCCGGTTTGGTTTCGCGCGACACGAGTTTGAAGGACTTGGTTACGCGCACCGCCTGCACGACGCCCGGCAATTCTTCAAACAGCGCCGGGCTGAGCGGCCCCGAGTTACCCGTGACGCCAATGGCAGTCCGCGACTCTCCCGGAATGGCATGCGCGCGCAATCCCAGCGACTCAATCAACTCGACGACGCCGCGAATCTGGGCGGATGTCGCCTCACGGTTCATGATAATCAGCACTTGCGGTTCTCCTGAAGCACCGGCGCGTCGTCAAGCGCCGCGCGTAGTTCGCTGACAAAGGCGCGCACGAAGCCGCACGCCGCTTCCAATGTATTCACGCGACCGATGCCGTCCAACAGCGCGCTGCCGACAATCACGCCATCGGCGACCGCCGCCATGCGCTGTGCGGCTGTCGCGTTAGCCACGCCGAACCCCGCCAGATACGGTGTCGCCAAACTGGTCCGCAATCCGGCCAAATAGTCGTAGGCACGTTCACTCACAGTTGCGCGCGCGCCGGTCACACCCGCGATAGAGACGGCGTAAATGAACGGCGCGTTCAGACGGTCTGTCGCCGCGATACGTTCGGCGGAGGAAGTCGGCGCCACGAACGGTATACGGGGCACGCCGCAGTTCTGCGCACTGCGTTCGAACATCGCAAAGGCTGCACTGTGTACGGGCCATTCAGGCAGGATCAAACCGCACAGCCCGGCGTCGCGCGCGCGATTGAGAAAGTTCGGCACAGTCACGCTATTCAGATAGCCCATAAACAACGTCGGACCAAGTTCCGCGACTTCTCGTGCCGTGGTGAAGTAGCTACCGGACGTCACGCCGCGCTCGAGGGAGTGTTGCGAGGCCGCTTGAATCGTCGGTCCGTCGGCCAAGGGATCCGAAAATGGCATCCCCAATTCGAGCAGGTCCGCGCCAGCCGCAAACGCTGCCTGAGCCAGAGGCGCTGTCCACTCACGCTCAGGAAAGCCGCAGGTCAAGTAGATCGCCAGGAGCTTACGTCCATCGCGTGTCGCGGCCCGAGTGAAGGCATGCAGATCAAACTTGTGCGGCATAGGTACTCATATCTTTATCTCCGCGCCCCGACAGGCATACGATCACGGTGCCGCGGCATCCGTCGTCACGTAATCGCGGCAAATGCGCCAGCGCATGCGCGGACTCCAATGCCGGAATGATCCCCTCCAATTGCGCCAACTCGCGCGCCGCTGCCAACGCCTCCGCATCACTCACTCGCGCATACTCCACTCGCCCGCTGTCATAGAGGTGGCTATGCTCAGGGCCGATGCCGGGATAATCGAGCCCTGCCGAGATTGAATGCGCTTCAAGAATCTGCCCGCTCTCATCCTGGAGCACATAGCTGCGAGAGCCGTGCAGCACGCCGGGCAATCCGCGCGTTAGCGCCGCCGCGTGCTGTATCGAGTCATCGCCTGCGCCGCCTGCCTCGATACCAATTAGCCGCACCGCTTCATCAATAAACGGATAGAACAGCCCGATCGCATTGCTGCCGCCGCCGACACATGCCAATAGCACATCGGCCTTCAGATCGGCGGCGCTTAGCTGCCGTTTCACCTCTTCGCCGATGACTTTTTGAAATTCGCGCACCATGAGCGGATACGGGTGCGGCCCAACGACACTGCCGATCAGGTAAAATGTGTCATGCACATTGGTCACCCAATCGCGGATGGCCTCGCTCGTTGCGTCTTTCAAGGTCTGCGTCCCGGCGCCGACAGCGCGCACTTCCGCGCCGAGCAGTTTCATCCGGGCAACGTTGGGGGCTTGACGCTCCATATCCTTGGCACCCATGTACACCATGCACTGCAATCCAAAGCGTGCGCACACGGTCGCGGTGGCGACGCCATGCTGTCCCGCGCCGGTCTCCGCGATGATCCGCGTCTTACCCAACCGTCGCGCGAGCAGTGCCTGGCCAAGCGCATTATTCAGTTTGTGCGCACCTGTGTGCAGCAGGTCTTCGCGTTTTAAATAGACGGAGAATCCGTAGCGCGCGCTCAGGCGCTCGGCTGGATAAAGCGGCGTCGGCCGCCCGCCGAAGTCGCGCAAATGCCGCGCGAGTTCGTCCCAAAACGAATTGTCAGTACGAATCTCCGCGAACGCTTGCTCCAGCTCTTGACACGGAGCCACGAGCGTCTCCGGCACGAATTGGCCGCCGTATTCGCCGAAGAATCCATGGAGGTCAGGGAAAGAGTAGCTCATTCGTTGACCAACGACCTGACGGCGTGATTAAAGGCAATCATCTTGATGGGGTCTTTCTTGCGAGGCTCGAGCTCAATGCCGCGGGCAACGTCCACACCGTAGGGCTGAACCGCTCGAATCCGCGTCTGCACATTGTCCGGCGTCAGCCCGCCTGCCAGAATGAGCGGAGTCTCGGCCGCTTGCAGCAAATCATTGCGTTCGTAATCGGCATCGTCAATCAGCCACGCATCAGCCTCGGTATGCGCATGGAACATCCCGATTTGCTGACGGCCCCGCACGGCTTTGATGTACACATAGTCGAACGATTCCGCGAATTCGGGCCGTTCATCGCCGTGGAATTGCAGCACGTCCGGTTCGACAATGGCAAGGCATTCCTGCACATAGTCCGAACTCGGATTTTGAAACACCAGCACGAGCTGCGACGACCCGCGCGGGACCGCGGCGAGCTTGGCCAATTCACGGCGCGAAACACCGCGCGGCGAATCAGGAACACACACCAAACCGACGGCGTCAACACCCAGGGCCACGGCCAGAGACAGATCAGTGGGATCGCAGAAGCCGCAGAATTTCAGCCAGACTCTCATAGAAAAAACTCCGTCAGCGCCCGACCGGGATCGGGAGCTTTCATGAATGCTGTGCCGATGAGCACGGCGTTCGCGCCGCGTTCGCGCATCTCTTCAAGATCGCGCAGCGTGCGCAGACCGCTTTCAGCGACCTTAATCTCGCCGTCCGGGATCAATGTAAACAGGTCGCGGCTTCGCTGTAGGTCAATTTCCAAGGTCATCAAGTCTCGATGGTTCACGCCCCACGCCACGCCGCGAAGGCCCTCGGTCTTTTGGAGATCATCTTCATCGTGCAATTCAAGCAGCACGCCGAGTCCGAGCGCATCTGCGCAGGCGCAGAGTTCCGACAACTGTTCGCGCGACAACATCTTCGCGATCAGCAATAGCGCGTCCGCACCCGCGGCACGCGTGGCCGTAACATCGTACTCATCCCACAAGAAATCCTTGCGCAGAACCGGCAAATCACTGGCGGCTTTCGCTAGGCGGACATCGCCGAGCTTGCCGTCAAAGGCGTTGACTTCCGTGAGAACCGACAGGGCCCGCGCTCCGGCGCGGGTGTAAGCTGCCGCAATCTCACCCACATCGCGGCCGGATCGCAATTCCCCTTCACTCGGTGAACGGAATTTGATCTCGGCAATTACGGCCACGGCATGATCCAGTCGCAGCGCGGCCCGGAAATCGCGTGGGGCTTCCTGTTCCAGTGCCAGTTCTCGCAACTCCGCGAGGGGCCGCTTCGTATCGCGCGTCTCCAGTCGCCGCTTCAAAATGTGCAGCAGGACACTCATGCCGCGGCTGCCTTATCCAAAAAGCGCAGGAATGTCCCGTCGTGAATGCTTGCCCGTGCCATCAACGCTCCCTCGCGAAAGTCGGCGGCGCGTTGGGAGAGCACCAGCGCAGGCGCGCAGTTGGCAATAATCCACTCGGACAACTCCGGCTCGTTCCCCTGTGCCACGGAGCGCAACCGGGCCGCATTGGCCGTTGTATCGCCGCCGCGCACCGCGTGATGCGATGTCGGGCCGAGCCCCCACTCACTCGCCTGCCACACGCCCTCCGTAATCTCGCCATTGTAATACTGACAATAGCGGGTTGTGCCCAGCGGCGTAACTTCATCGAGTCCGCCGTCACCGTGCACGGTGATGACAAATTCTGATCCGGCCTGGGCTAAAGTTTCCGCTACAGGCCGGAGCCAACGAGCGTGGTATACGCCAATCAGTTGCCGTTTCACTCCCGCCGGATTTGCCAACGGTCCAAGCAAGTTGAACAGCGTTCGCACTCCGAGTGCCTTGCGCACCGGCGCGACGTGTTTCATGGCCGGATGAAAATGCGGCGCGAACAGAAACGCAAACCCGCACGCGCGCAGACATCGTTCCGCATCCGGCGGGTTCAACGAGAGCGGAATACCGAGCTGCTCAAGAACATCCGCACTGCCGCAGCGCGATGATACGGCGCGATTGCCGTGCTTGGGGACAACGGCTCCGCAGGCCGCAGCGAGCAATGCGGCGGCCGTCGAGACGTTGAAACTGTGGCTTCCGTCGCCGCCCGTTCCGCACAAGTCAACTGCTCGCGGGTCCCCGAGCGGCACCTTGGTCATGTGCCGACGCAGCGTGTCCAGGAATCCGGTTAGTTCCGCAACCGTTTCGCCACGGGCGTGCAGCGCACACAGTAGACCGGCGACCTCGATCGGGTTGGCCTGGTCGCACAGCAACAGTTCGCAGCATTGCCCGGCGTCTGTTTGGCTCAGCCTGTCACCGTGCACGACGCGCTTAAGAAAGTGGCCTATCATCCCGCCGTTGTGGCCAGCGCCACGAAGTTGGCCAATAGCCGATCGCCCTCCGGAGTCAAAATGGACTCCGGATGAAACTGCACGCCTTCAACTGGTAACGTGCGATGCCTAAGCCCCATGATTTCACCTTGCTGCGTCCGTGCGGTGACTTCCAGAGCAGTTGGCAAGCCCTCTTGCGCTACGATCAGTGAATGATAGCGCCCCGCTTCAAACGGATCGGATAGACCGCGATAGAGTGTACGCCCATCGTGAAAAACACGTGTTGCTTTGCCATGCACGAGTTCCGGAGCCGCCACGACCTTTCCTCCGAAATGGAGTCCGATCATCTGGTGGCCAAGGCACACTCCCAGGATCGGCAGTTTGCCCAGCGCGGCGGCCAAGATGTCGGGCATATTCCCGGCATCTTCAGGCCGTCCCGGACCAGGCGAGAGGATCAACGCAGTGGGATTCAACGCCAAGAGCTCGGCCGCAGTGATCGCATCGTTGCGGGCGACTTCCACACGCACACCGAGTTTACCGATGGCCTGCACCAGGTTATAGGTAAAGGAGTCGTAGTTGTCGAGGACAAAGATCATAACACTTCCAATGCGGCCAAGGCGCGTTCGATGGCAGCGGCCTTGTGTTCTGTTTCCAGCCGTTCCGTTTCGGCCACACTATCGGCGACGATCCCGGCGCCGGCCTGATACGAGAGAATACCATCGCGCAGCACCGC harbors:
- a CDS encoding NmrA/HSCARG family protein → MAEPKIIAVLGATGAQGGGLVRAICADKSGEFKARALTRDPNSEKARALAALGAEVVKGDVDDVESMKAAFSGAYGVFGVTFFWEHFNPVLETSQAKAIADAAKFAGVKHVVWSTLEDTRKFMALDDTRMPTLHGAYKVPHLDCKGEADPYFAEIGVPTTNLQTSFYFENFIYFGMGPQKGQDGNLALMLPMGDKKLPGIAAEDIGKCAYGVFKRPELIGTTVGIAGDHPTGVQYAAEFSKLFGQEIPYFAVPFDVYRGLGFPGADDLGNMFQFKHDFQDQFVGARSLEFSRTLNPELQTFAHWLAQNGERIARP
- the trxA gene encoding thioredoxin, with the protein product MSNAAATAVLKMTDQSFADTVKTNTLLVVDCYADWCGPCRMIAPIVEELANHYSGRVAFAKVDVDNSPNISRQFHISSIPTLLFFKNGEMVDRQVGALPKHALQARVDSLLAS
- a CDS encoding TlpA family protein disulfide reductase, with the protein product MKSFLTVALATLMLASVGCGQAGDKQTAVKVEDAKKLSFTYKTTDGELVDARQFYGKVVIVDIWDTWCGPCRKGIPHFVDLYEQYKGQVEIVGLAFGREGAPKVKAFADQMKINYPNGIFSEEAAKQFGQPRSIPTCFIIGKNGEIAETVVGYRPKEFFEQKIQSLLKA
- the aroF gene encoding 3-deoxy-7-phosphoheptulonate synthase, which codes for MLIIMNREATSAQIRGVVELIESLGLRAHAIPGESRTAIGVTGNSGPLSPALFEELPGVVQAVRVTKSFKLVSRETKPDDTVVQIGNVRVGGRELTVMAGPCSVESREQIFKSAELAKQAGAQMLRGGAFKPRTSPYAFRGLGKQALEWIQAAGREFGLPVVSEVVDLESCGMALPHIDMLQVGARNMQNYTLLEAVARSGKPILLKRGPAASLDELLNAAEYILSVGNYNLVLCERGIRGFSDFARNTLDLNIVPAVKEMSHLPIIVDPSHGTGHRKMVAPLGRAAVAVGADGLMVEMHPDPDHALSDGYQSLYPLQLSGLMDSLRLIAPAVGRHLAPA
- the trpA gene encoding tryptophan synthase subunit alpha, translating into MPHKFDLHAFTRAATRDGRKLLAIYLTCGFPEREWTAPLAQAAFAAGADLLELGMPFSDPLADGPTIQAASQHSLERGVTSGSYFTTAREVAELGPTLFMGYLNSVTVPNFLNRARDAGLCGLILPEWPVHSAAFAMFERSAQNCGVPRIPFVAPTSSAERIAATDRLNAPFIYAVSIAGVTGARATVSERAYDYLAGLRTSLATPYLAGFGVANATAAQRMAAVADGVIVGSALLDGIGRVNTLEAACGFVRAFVSELRAALDDAPVLQENRKC
- the trpB gene encoding tryptophan synthase subunit beta, with protein sequence MSYSFPDLHGFFGEYGGQFVPETLVAPCQELEQAFAEIRTDNSFWDELARHLRDFGGRPTPLYPAERLSARYGFSVYLKREDLLHTGAHKLNNALGQALLARRLGKTRIIAETGAGQHGVATATVCARFGLQCMVYMGAKDMERQAPNVARMKLLGAEVRAVGAGTQTLKDATSEAIRDWVTNVHDTFYLIGSVVGPHPYPLMVREFQKVIGEEVKRQLSAADLKADVLLACVGGGSNAIGLFYPFIDEAVRLIGIEAGGAGDDSIQHAAALTRGLPGVLHGSRSYVLQDESGQILEAHSISAGLDYPGIGPEHSHLYDSGRVEYARVSDAEALAAARELAQLEGIIPALESAHALAHLPRLRDDGCRGTVIVCLSGRGDKDMSTYAAQV
- a CDS encoding phosphoribosylanthranilate isomerase, which codes for MRVWLKFCGFCDPTDLSLAVALGVDAVGLVCVPDSPRGVSRRELAKLAAVPRGSSQLVLVFQNPSSDYVQECLAIVEPDVLQFHGDERPEFAESFDYVYIKAVRGRQQIGMFHAHTEADAWLIDDADYERNDLLQAAETPLILAGGLTPDNVQTRIRAVQPYGVDVARGIELEPRKKDPIKMIAFNHAVRSLVNE
- a CDS encoding indole-3-glycerol-phosphate synthase gives rise to the protein MSVLLHILKRRLETRDTKRPLAELRELALEQEAPRDFRAALRLDHAVAVIAEIKFRSPSEGELRSGRDVGEIAAAYTRAGARALSVLTEVNAFDGKLGDVRLAKAASDLPVLRKDFLWDEYDVTATRAAGADALLLIAKMLSREQLSELCACADALGLGVLLELHDEDDLQKTEGLRGVAWGVNHRDLMTLEIDLQRSRDLFTLIPDGEIKVAESGLRTLRDLEEMRERGANAVLIGTAFMKAPDPGRALTEFFL
- the trpD gene encoding anthranilate phosphoribosyltransferase, producing MHGDRLSQTDAGQCCELLLCDQANPIEVAGLLCALHARGETVAELTGFLDTLRRHMTKVPLGDPRAVDLCGTGGDGSHSFNVSTAAALLAAACGAVVPKHGNRAVSSRCGSADVLEQLGIPLSLNPPDAERCLRACGFAFLFAPHFHPAMKHVAPVRKALGVRTLFNLLGPLANPAGVKRQLIGVYHARWLRPVAETLAQAGSEFVITVHGDGGLDEVTPLGTTRYCQYYNGEITEGVWQASEWGLGPTSHHAVRGGDTTANAARLRSVAQGNEPELSEWIIANCAPALVLSQRAADFREGALMARASIHDGTFLRFLDKAAAA
- a CDS encoding aminodeoxychorismate/anthranilate synthase component II codes for the protein MIFVLDNYDSFTYNLVQAIGKLGVRVEVARNDAITAAELLALNPTALILSPGPGRPEDAGNMPDILAAALGKLPILGVCLGHQMIGLHFGGKVVAAPELVHGKATRVFHDGRTLYRGLSDPFEAGRYHSLIVAQEGLPTALEVTARTQQGEIMGLRHRTLPVEGVQFHPESILTPEGDRLLANFVALATTAG